Within Vigna unguiculata cultivar IT97K-499-35 chromosome 2, ASM411807v1, whole genome shotgun sequence, the genomic segment caattccAAATATAAGTCTTCACACACAAGTTTCTGCAGTTGAATACAAAACGTCTTTTaagttaagattaataaaaCATGATGAGCCACGGCTTCTTGAATTAAATcacaaataattaatcacataaaaaattgatcgaaaaaatattaaataattataaatctaactcataagaaaacataacaaatttatgttttttcttttgtgttcaaCTTTCTTAAGATAAGACAAATACAATCcttaaactaataatatatatgtattcaTCACTTTGTTTAAACTTGGTGGAATTACTATAGCTCTTCAATCaacaaatataatgaataatcaattatatttccCATGCATGAGTGATGAATACGacatcaatttatatatatgtgaatATATAGGTAGGTTAAGGAATATAATGGTTTGGCTTAGGTCTGGTTTTTTGTTGTTCGTGGGGTAGATAGCTTATCATTATCACCGAGTTTCTGCATATAGTAAACGAATTTCAGGATATATGCTATGAAATGAAAGCAAGCACCACTTAGATAAGATATTCAAATGTTCCTTCTTCAAACCCAAAAACGGAATAGCATTGGATCTTACGGAACAAATAAAGAGTTCAATCTCTGTTTAATGCCAATATgactttaaattaaacaaattaagcaAATTTGTTGTGTATTAGGAAGGTGCGAGTGTGGCAACCAAAATTCTGCCAATATAGACTCAGATAAGAGgtataattttaatcatttaaattataaggTTAAaactacatatatttatttgtttaatatatcaGTAAATGGAATTTGAATTGCATTTcatattaaattagatttttattaCCGGGAGATAATAGCATGAATTTAGACGATTAAAATCAGATATACGTACATAACTTATTATAAACTCTTAATCTttttatctatctatctaaacaacaacaataattacgTTATTGactaataatgaaaaatataataatataggaAATCCACATTTTTACCTCGCAAACGAATATTTGAGGTTCACTGATTTTATTATAGGATGACTGGTTTTTGAGATGTTGATTTATCATCAAACTACTAAAAAATGTCTAATTTTAAGAACTTTGTATATGTAATGTTTAACtcgtaattaaaaaatttatggtAGGATCTCACATTCACtaataatataactaaaatgttgcatagaaaatagaaataactcttattataatctaaatttTTAGGGTTAATTAAGTTTGACCAAAATCTAGTAACTCTGAATCCTGGTGTTATAACAGCAACACAATTCATGAACAATGATTGCACATGCAtaagactatatatatatatatatatatatatatatatatatatatatatatatatgtcatgtTTGTGTCATAAAAGCCATAACCTGCTTCCAGAGCAAACCCACTTCTAGCTACAAACAGTTTAGTTTGcatcattttaaaagaaaaatacttttgAAAAAAGGAATTTCCAAAACTTGTGTTAACTCTAATGCAGCTTCGGTGCACATAACATCACCTGAAAATCCTAAgattattttataagattggATGAGTGAAGATTTTGAAAAGGAAGTAACATGCAATGAAATAGCTACAAATTATAATAACCGATTGTATTATTCTTTCTGGTATATAGGCATTTGGGTTATGATTcatgagagagaaaagaaaagaaagacagtgttgttgttgttgcagcAATAATTGTTGAGCATCGTTGATACTGAACTATTATCCAAAAGAAGCACCTAAACACATAAGGAAGATCTGAATGAGGGCCACACTCATTATTTTAGAGCAATAATGTGACCTGTGATGTGAGGCACCTAATGAAACCACAAATTTGTGATTCATTATATTTTTGCAACTTTTTTTCATTCCTCTCTTGCTCATGATATTCGATACCTAGAGCAATGCCTAAAGGTGGCACAAGATGGAACCGTGGGGGACCATGACAGCACTTAGCCACTTACTATctatatatcacaaaatatggTCAACCAAAGATGCATTTCTTTTGGATTTTCCTATGTCTGCTTAATCAATTCAACTCCTATTTCTGTCACAAACAAACATACAAGACGTAAAATTTCCAATATGACCATCACACTCTGACTAAAGAGGATATaattatgttttctgttccaaCATACAATCACCCTTCTAAccttttataaagtaaaaagaaaaaacaattatatgctTCCCACCACCAggtctttctttctttataataTCTAAAAGATAAATACATTTTTGAGCTCTGCTATCATAGaaaattatacatttcaatCTTTATAAATTATCTGTACTGTCATTTTGTATAGATGTATGTTACCTCATCAGTAAATAAATACTAATAGGTATTACTGAAAACTGACATAGATCAAAACTAATAAAAGACATTTGAATCTTAATGATAAAGATAGAAGGCCTCTATTAGTGTGAATCACCATCCGATGAAAAGGAGAAGAACCCTTAAAAGTCTATCTAGTCTAATAATATTACAGAggaaataaaaactatttaaagcCTATGACAAGGACAGACACAAACATTTTGCATGGAGAACTAGCCTGCAATTTCCAGAgagaaaatttcttttatatttcttcatcaactaTGACTATTTACATTTGCAAGTTATACAACTCTACGCAGCCAAAGCTACAATGTATTTAGAAACACTGCAGATAATCCTGTCAGGAATTCCTTGATGAAAATCTAAAAGCAAATTAAGAGACAAAGCAAGAAAATTGTTGTGCCTCTTGACTTGACTGGGCTCAGTATTATGTACATTACTAGTGCAACAAGTGTACCACAAATTCACTTCGTACCCTGAGTATTCACGAAAGACCAAATTAATTACACGCCAAGAAGTTCTCATATGGACAATGGCAGTCTTCTTTCCCTGTTCCTTGCCAATGTTTGCCTAGTCATTCTTAACCGGGCTGgaagaaatatattgaagcATATGACAACCCCAAAAAGCCAAAagtgcctcaaataaagggtcGTGAGGGATGAGACAACAAGCACGGAGAATAGTAAAGCAAAAAAAATCGCCTCAGCAACATCACCCCTGCAATGCAACAAAGCAAGAGAAATGTCAAGTATAGATGCATGAGTCACGTTCcatgatttttatttacattttagaaggtaataatatatttgatgtaAAAGGATACCAGGACCTAGACCCAAATTCCAAATATATGACTTAACTCCAAGTTTGACCGCCAGAATGCatctaaaaatattagtttataatttcttttgtatTAACCCCTGGACTGTGACCCACACATAACCATGGTTCCCCCTTAGTATGGCCAAGCTTCAAGTAACACAAcatcaaaagagaaaaataaacaaacaagaatataaaaaatgggAGAAAGTCTCTCCTGAAAAATAGGGCAATCTATATACCGAGTTACCTGTGAAACCATGCAACCGTACACGGCCTTGGAGATCTAGATATACATAAATTATTCATCTAGAAATCATAGTTCAAACATACTAATTATTACTGTCTCTCAAAACATAATGATTACATCATTAACACACCTAATAGTAGGATCATCTACATCTCAAAATAAAGACTTCCTTTCTATTCATTATCCGTGTACTAAAAACTGCAATATATTGCTGCAAACAGGTATTTATAGAACTCCGGGCAGTAAGCTCATAGTCTGCATTCTCTTTTAGTTTGCAGTAAACGGCACTTATAAGGACTACGAGTATTCAACTCACAGGTTGCATTATCTCTTTCGTTGCAACAAAAGGTTATCATAGTAACTATAGGTACGAAACCCATCATAAACTACATACCATAACACCCACAATGAAAAGTTTAAATCCATATTTACCATGCATAAGAAGAACAATGATAAATCAAACTGaacataaaaatagataaataattaaataaatcttataTTTGCTTTCATTGTCAAATgctcataaaaattataatcataaaaagaaactatttttaaaatttattgtttctcctaaaaaataacaattgacTTGCTACTAGGTAAATTACCAACTCACAACTATGGGGAACTGACTCAGTCCCTTCCAATATTGTCAGGAGGGGCAACCTCCGATGTTTTCTGATGAATCTAAACACAATGAGCAAGAAACAAAGAGATTAAACAAAAAATCTCCGATTTGTAAGATTTAGTGTTTTGAGGAACCCATTCAAAAACCCACAATTTCTATAGATTTATAGGTCGAGTCTTGTTGGTTTTTGTTCatggataaaagaaaaacaattgagcaaggaaacaatataaaatattttcagttGCAGAAGTGTACAACTTTTATTGAATCAAGGTTGTATTTAAATACacttaaataattgaataaaaatctCGCTTCATGATTTTATGAGTTGCTACTGATAATTGGATAACAAAATCAACTAACTAATCCACTAACAACTAAAAACAAGATAACGTATATAAGATGAGAGCCAGAATTTTGATTTCTTTAGTAGGACTGAATTGTTTTAGCAGTTCTTAATTACTCAAAGCATTTATGGTTAGGAGCAGGCCTTAAGCAGTTATTAGTCaggggagaaaaaaaaatgggataGGGGGAAAAACGAAGGGGGAACAGATAGGAAATGGTTGTGCAGGGAGAGACCAACCTCTCAACAATCTTGGAAGAGAACCTTTTTACTCACTTAATTTCACTCTGTTCTGGTGTAACTTTGTTGTAACTCAGTGTCactttaattgaataaatttcaGACCATCTTTCTATACCAGTTGGTTTCATCAAAATACTctaaaataacttataaaattcTTGCACTATTATTTTAGGAGCTGCTACGGATAGCTGAATAATGAAATCTAAAACGAGCAAATCCACTAACAACTACAAACAAGATAACattcttattaatttaataattgactcattcaaaattaaattcgAAGGCACATTTCAAACAACCTTACCTCAAAGAGCGCCAACTAGGGactttttttaatgaatggGGGGTAATTGCTCCTTTTAAATCAAATGATGAGAGCATGAAGTTTGTGAGATTTGAAACAATGAGAGGAGAGCAAGAAGAATGAGAGtaagaatatatcaaaatagggtgggagaagaaaaaagatgaaTAAGGTATCGGAGTGGTGACATCCTTCATGATCTATCCCATCACTACTCTGCTTCCAAGCACTATAGTATATGGTGTTTTACTGTAATTTCATCATTATTTTGTCATGATATTCATCTCATGTTGCAGTTGCCTCTTCTACACTGCTTCTCGGGTTTTGTTTGTTGACAGATTTATTATTGTTTGGCTCTTACTGTTTTGTTTTGTGCTCATTAGGTCTTTGGATCTCTCTTACAAAAGATCCACTAGTTCATCAGGCTACTGCCTCAGTTTATTTGTATACCTTTTATTCACTTTCTATTCCCTTAACTAAATATCAATGTAAACACAAATCAAAAATACAATTCAAGTTTCTTTATATTTCAAGTCTATCTTTAAACACATTGTAATATTATCATCAACAAATCAAACCAAatacaaatgaataaaaatattgtatgacCAAGACATTAATCAAGGAATACATTTTATATCCTAAGATTACGCAAGACAACTGAACTGATTCGGTATCAATTTCACAAACTAGCATAAAAGCAAAGGTACTTAACTGTAGCATAATGGATTTGACCCATGACCACTTCAATGCATTATTATCCACAATATAGTAGCATTTGGAACATGGAAGAGGTTTTGCAAAACCTATTTGgatatagaaaataaacttGTGCTATGAAAATTGAAGGTCTTTTGTTTAACTTATTAAGTGACTTACGACTTTTTTGCAAGTCAACTTGTTTCAATAAGCTTCAACTAGGCTTATCAAAATAAGCTTACTGAATCAAGCACTTGCATAATCCCTCATCTGCAGAACATTTATTGAATATGCACTTGATTAAGGTAATTATCAAGGATGACCATAACTCATTTGCAAATCCATCGTATCTATTTATCCAATAACCAAGAGTTATGGCTCCAGCACAGTTTAAATCTATaacatcaaaatcttcaacTGGTAAAGTTGTCTAACTTGCTGCAAAAGTAATGCACCTTAACTAAGACAGGAAGGAACTTAATTTGTGATCTATGTTTATATGTTGTGATCAAATTCAACCTTTTTTAAAGGGAATGGAAATGGTCAAGACCAACACCGTGATACTTAATAAAGCATGGGTACAACCATACAATACAGCACAATGCAAGAATAAGAGATATTCTTAAAAGCCCAAAATATGATAGAGCCTAGATATTTTAACATGACGTAAAAAAATtcgtataaattcaaaatatttaataatttatcattaGTACATAGTTATACCGGCGgaagattataaaaaaataaaattgatcataaaaaaatccataattacaTAAGTTTCTGTTGCTCGTCCCAAAGTATATTCTTTTGCATAATGAACGtaccacaaaaagaaaaaaaatacatactcTTCCCCAACCATGGAAAAATGTCATAAAAGATCATTAGTCATATTCAAAGAAGCCAAGGTTCAATACCATACCATAATATTTACTATAGCGTAAAAAGATACAAAGAAGTCATCACACCACAAGTCCTATTCCATAGATATAGATATTAAGGTGTAACATGCGTATCAATATCTAATAAGCGTATCAATTTTGGTGTATTTGATCTCCAGGGGTTTTATAGGATTTCATATCTAGCAGTTAGCACTGAAGAAATCGAAAATATTACAGTATTTAATGAAAGCGGGAGACACGAGAGCACGAGAGCCTCAATATCACATCTATGATATCCATACTTTTCCATTTTCAATGCTACTGCAGAGTTAGGTTTTCATGTATGCCTCAAGGTTTTTAActttgacacgtgtcaattttcatcaattttcatcaaactatctttttttcatctaaagtaaaagaaattatcttGCCTCCACTGCCCAATTTTCCAGGTCCATCAGTCAGAGGGCTTGCTATCGTTGACAttacataattattatatactgGCTATATTGCCTGCCACTCTACACCATGATGCAAGTTCTTTATACCCATCATATCAAACTAAACTATGAATCGGTGTTCATCGATCAATGCTATGTATCGTTCAGTATATCTTAGCACAAGAGAATTCCAAAATCCGAAATACATGGTACCCAATTCAAacactttttttcctttttaaaaagTTTCCAGTTTTGCAACAAAGATTGCAGTATCATGTAAATATCAATAAGAAAGGGTAAAACACTTCTAATGACAATTATCATGCATCATGGTCAACTAAAATTGAACATTGAAGAACATCATGCAATTCTCCTTGCGTGCACCAGAGGCTGCTCAACTAATATATATCAAGCCAGCACAAAATGTAATTTATGAAGTtaaaagagaacaaaagaaaaaagggtTTACCGAGTTTGGACATGGGGCTTGGGCGAGAAGAAAGTAAGAGCAGAGTGGTTGCGCTTGTATCGAACATGGTAATCTCGGAGCTGATCCACGAATTTGGAGTGGGTTATCATCTCTACCTCCACCCACAATCAAAATGGAAAATTGGAACCTAACTTCGCTGCAAACATAAAATCTATTTGccttaacaaattttcaatgactACTGTGGCGTTCTTCGGATTTTATGTTTAGTTTTAGCAGGAGCAAGCAAACCCCGCGAAGTGCAAATAGAAAATTAAGGGTCTTATTACATTGATTAAGTTAAATTATCTAATTTCTTAATTGAAATTGTGAAGacttaaattacttttatagaATCTGGAACATGAAACTTATctgagtaatttatttatttgataattttagaaactttttcaaagtaaaatgaattgtttaaatgaaaaagttaaaaataaatttaagaattttttaaaaaatattaaaaataattaaaaataaaatttaaaatatagttaaaaaaaaattcacgacaaattaattatatttgaatatttaaatttaactaatatttttattagaatttattttaaaaattatattttaaataaaattttatttatataaaaaaaattgaattataaaatacttcaattattttattcaagtaaattatttaaaaaaataaaaaaagttaaattagtaaataatttaaatatctatttcagttttttagaattataatccaaacataatattaattttttttactaagaATAACGTATGACTCTACTCTAATCTTCAAAATCGCTATATTCAaggttatttttaaaaagaactcattgtaatattgaaataatttctAAAGTCATATTGGCAActgagtattttaaaatatgattaaacgTAACAAAAATGATTGTATTTGTATGCTAGTAAATTTGgctttaatttttctaaaatatatcaatttagttttcttttaatagagttcatcaattttttttaataaaacagaTTAAATCtacatatacttttatatttgaaGAATAAACTTATCCATATGAAAATAGAGATA encodes:
- the LOC114173001 gene encoding uncharacterized protein LOC114173001 → MITHSKFVDQLRDYHVRYKRNHSALTFFSPKPHVQTRGDVAEAIFFALLFSVLVVSSLTTLYLRHFWLFGVVICFNIFLPARLRMTRQTLARNRERRLPLSI